The Edaphobacter flagellatus sequence AAAGATGTCCATGCGCATCCTTCCAACCGCCATAAAGAACCCGGCGATAATTACGATCAACGCCACAATCACGGTGAGGGGACGACTCAGAGCTGCGAGGACGAAACGCATGTCAAATGACCACCTGAACTACTGAGCTGCCTGAAGAAAAGGTTGAAGATCGCCACGGACTGCCTGCAATTGAAGAAATGCGCGCCAGACATTCAGGCGCGCAATCGAATCGTCCATCTCTGCCTGCACCAGTAGCCGTTGTGCCTGCGCCACATCGTCAATAGAGGTTAGACCCGCTTTGTAGCGAGCTGTGGCTTGAGCAAGCGCAGTTCGAGCAGCAGCAACCTGGATGGGAGTATTCTTCGCAACGCTGCGCATCGCTCGCAAGCCAGCCCGTGCCTGGGCAAACTGTTCCTGAAGTTGCCGTCCTACCAAAGTCTCGCGAGATTGCTCGGCCTTCAAAGTGGCAGCCTGAGAAGCTTCACGAGCATGGATGCCGGCAAAGTCGAGAAAGCCAAAAGTGACGTTCAAGCCGACTGCGTAGTTTCCAACAGTAGGAGCAAGGCCGTTGGCTCCGCCCAGTCGCTGCCCGTTTGTTTCAGCTCCAGTGCCGCGACCGTAACCGGCTGCCTCCAGATTGAACTGAGGCACCCAGCTTCGGTCAGTAGCGCGAAGCTCCGAAGCTGACTGAGAAACGACTGCATGTTGTTCCAACATTGCAGGAGTGTTCTCCGGATGAAATACTGCGTCGTCCTCGGCTCCAGCAGGGATCTCCCCAAGAAGATGAGCAGAGTTAAGTGGTCGCGCTATGTCATCCGGCTTCGACAGAAATTTCGCAAGAGTCGCTTGGCCCATCTCGACCGCTTCCGTGGCGAGAGCCAATTGAGTGTTCGCGGCCGCCTTCTCAGCTTCAATCCGCGATTCGTCAGCACCGGGACGTAGCTCCGCAGTCGTAAGCGCATGGATGCTCTTCCGCAAGGTCTCCCAGTTGTCGACAGCGACTTGAGCGGCATTCTCAGTCTGATGCGCTGCAAGAACCGTCAGGAACGCATCCGCGGCCGCGCTTGAGACCTCAAGCTGGCTTCTCTGTACATACGCATTCGCCCGGTCGCGTGCTGCTGCCGCGGATTCCACCTTGGCGTGGCGCAGGCCAAAGTCGAATGGCTGCCAATTGACCAAAAGCCCAGTAGCGCTTCCCCAAACGGAACCGCCATTGTTGGTTCCAATGACGGGCCCGGACATGCTCGGCAGGATGCTCTGGGGGAGCAGCGTACCGAAGACGTTGTTTCGTGTTGCCCTGTTCACCGCTACAATCCCATCAAGGCGTGGAAGGTAGGAGGTCCTTGCCAACCAAATATTTGCCACTGCCGCGTTAAGCTCCTGCTCGGAGACATGGATCGCGGGATAGTTCTGCTGTGCATCCTGAATGACTTGAACGATCGTGAGATCAGGGGTTACGACGGGAGTAGCTGGGACCGGCGATTGGGCCAGGACCGCAGCAGAGGCGCTGGCTACGAGGAAGCAGCCGACACCAATCCCTCGAATCCGGCTGGCATATCGAATGAGTGGACTATTTGCCTTCAATCAGCTC is a genomic window containing:
- a CDS encoding TolC family protein — translated: MKANSPLIRYASRIRGIGVGCFLVASASAAVLAQSPVPATPVVTPDLTIVQVIQDAQQNYPAIHVSEQELNAAVANIWLARTSYLPRLDGIVAVNRATRNNVFGTLLPQSILPSMSGPVIGTNNGGSVWGSATGLLVNWQPFDFGLRHAKVESAAAARDRANAYVQRSQLEVSSAAADAFLTVLAAHQTENAAQVAVDNWETLRKSIHALTTAELRPGADESRIEAEKAAANTQLALATEAVEMGQATLAKFLSKPDDIARPLNSAHLLGEIPAGAEDDAVFHPENTPAMLEQHAVVSQSASELRATDRSWVPQFNLEAAGYGRGTGAETNGQRLGGANGLAPTVGNYAVGLNVTFGFLDFAGIHAREASQAATLKAEQSRETLVGRQLQEQFAQARAGLRAMRSVAKNTPIQVAAARTALAQATARYKAGLTSIDDVAQAQRLLVQAEMDDSIARLNVWRAFLQLQAVRGDLQPFLQAAQ